In one window of Zhihengliuella sp. ISTPL4 DNA:
- a CDS encoding HAD family hydrolase has protein sequence MAGSVPSTGSGAPPVRLIATDLDGTLLDSSSAVSPRTRAALDAARDAGVAVVPVTARQPIGLRVIAADAGFDGWALCGNGAYATHLTEGRMLFAEELPPATLRTLADALRASVPGLLFASVREGGETFVAQHGYAAIAQLSDHKRDPATMGGVPLDEVLAAPTLKLVIRHPELAPAALFETLRSLGLTGFEATLSGAPFVEVMAQGVTKATGLARLCTHLGIDRSDVVAFGDALNDVEMLRWAGRGVAMAHAEPVVQEAADETTATNDEDGVARVIERLLGYRPLASRADT, from the coding sequence ATGGCAGGCTCAGTCCCTTCGACAGGCTCAGGGGCCCCTCCCGTGCGGCTGATCGCGACCGACCTCGACGGCACCCTGCTCGACAGCTCGTCCGCGGTGTCGCCGCGCACCCGAGCGGCGCTCGATGCCGCGCGGGACGCGGGCGTCGCGGTCGTGCCGGTCACGGCGCGTCAGCCGATCGGCCTTCGCGTGATCGCCGCCGACGCCGGATTCGACGGGTGGGCGCTGTGCGGCAACGGCGCGTACGCGACACATCTCACCGAGGGCCGCATGCTGTTCGCGGAGGAGCTACCGCCCGCGACGCTCCGCACTCTCGCCGACGCATTGCGCGCCAGCGTGCCCGGCCTGCTCTTCGCGAGCGTGCGAGAGGGCGGTGAGACGTTCGTGGCGCAGCACGGCTACGCGGCGATCGCGCAGCTGTCCGACCACAAGCGCGATCCCGCGACCATGGGCGGCGTCCCGCTGGACGAGGTGCTGGCCGCGCCGACGCTCAAGCTCGTGATCCGGCACCCCGAGCTCGCCCCCGCCGCACTCTTCGAGACCCTGCGGTCCCTCGGGCTCACCGGGTTCGAGGCCACGCTGTCCGGCGCCCCGTTCGTCGAGGTCATGGCGCAGGGCGTCACGAAGGCGACGGGACTCGCGCGCCTCTGCACGCATCTCGGCATCGATCGCTCCGACGTCGTGGCGTTCGGAGACGCCCTCAATGATGTCGAGATGCTCCGCTGGGCCGGTCGCGGCGTCGCCATGGCGCACGCGGAACCCGTCGTGCAGGAGGCAGCGGACGAGACCACCGCGACCAACGACGAAGACGGCGTGGCCCGCGTGATCGAGCGCCTGCTCGGCTATCGGCCTCTTGCCTCTCGGGCGGATACCTGA